The window TTTGATCAGAAGAAAGACCACCATGCTTTGAAAGTTTCTGGTCAAATCGAGTAATCACAGCATTGACAGTATTTTTATTAACTTCATGGCTTTTTGCTTTATTGAGTCTTTCAGCCAATTGCACGAGATTCATTTCAGATTCAAGCATTGTTCTTGTTGTGTAGATGGAGTGATCTTCAATGGTTCCATCCTTGTGTTTAATTGTATCATACCTAAGCAATAAGAGTTCTTTTGAAGATTTGAGCTTCTGCTCAACTTGCTTGTACAGGTCTTTATCATCAATATAACGATTGAGAACTTTCTCAACATCTCCCCACATAAATGTTGCATGATGCTTGCTGACAATATCCCGAAGAACAATGTCAGGATTTCTGATAAGACGGCAGACATTCCTCAGCTTTGTTTCTCGGAAGGCAATAGCTTTTTCTGTCGTGACGGTTGAGAAGAGATCTTCCAGGTTATTTCCCTTTCTAAACTCCGCTGCTTTAATGTTTGTTCCCCGCTTAGGCTGAGGCTCAATCTCAATACCTCTTTCAGTATAAGAACGATGATCCAGCCTTTCATCAAAACCATACATCTTAAGATGAAAGTTTGTGTAAGCAACAAGCTGTTCCCTAAGCTCTGCTCCCAGACTTCTTCGATTCCACGCAACTTCTTTTTTTAATGATAATCCTTTTTCTGTCAGTCTTCGAGTGAGCATTAAAGCATGGCAATGGGGCTTCCTCTCCCCTGTGTCTTCATCAACATCAAAATGAAAGTTAGCAAGCACAGCCATACCTTGGCCACACATCTGATCTTGAATAAACTCGTTCGCTAATTTTATACATTGCTCATCAGTAAATTCATGAGGGAGAGCAAATTCATATTCTCGATAGACCTGGGCGTCTTTTCTTTTCTCGGCTGCTTCCACAATATCCGAGAACTTCTGCACCCCTTTTTGTCGATCAGCTTCTATAAGATTTCTTAAATTTAAAGCCCATTCTGGCGAATCCTTAGGTAACAATAATTCCACATGCTGTACTTCATACATTTTCTTGCGCGTGGTCATGAGTTCGCCAGTACGAGGGTCATAAATTTTGCACCCTGTGCGATAGGCGAGTGCTCGCACTGTATTTCGTTTAGAACGAGAGATCATTTTTAAGCGACCATGTGCTAAGGCCATATTTGTGTTTTTGTTCCTTTCATTGTGTTCAAACTAGGGTGCATGCACCAAAGCGAAGAGTTGCAATTTTATTGCAACATATCTGCGCGCTTGTCGTATAAAATTTGCCGCTAAGACTTGCAGAATTCCGTTCTCTATAATATGCTATTAACTGCTTACTACAAAGGAAAAAGCGGGATTTACAAGGGAGATGAATTCTCCCTTTTGGCAAGAAAGAACACTATAGATTTTAGGAGAAAAACATATATGAAAAACATTAATTTGATTAGAAATAAAATTGAACTTCTAAAGAGAAAAGAAGCTGAGCTGGAGACAAAAGAAGCCCTCATGCTTTATAGAAAGTTCCATAAGATTTTAGGAGAAGAGTACTCGCCTGAGCTTGTTGTCGGGCTTGTCTCGCATGCCTGGGAAAATAAATCTCAGAAGTTAAAAGAGATGTGGTTGCAAAAGGCCACTTCCTTTCGTCCCTCTCAAAACGCATCACAAACAAATTAAGCATGTAAGGCTTGTTATTCAACGCTTAAAAAGAAAAGAAGAAACTGAGGCAATGTTTATTCATTCTGCTCTCAGGAAAGCTAGGACAAGGACGTTGATACAAGCCGGGGGGTTGCTTGAGAAAGCAGGACTCTTGGATGAATTTTCAATTGAAATCGGCACTGACCTTCAAAAAGATATTGAATGTAAAGATCAAGTGCATGCCCTCTTTGGTGCTCTCTTGGAATTAAGATCCTTGCTTCAGGAAACAGATGACTATTCGCATAGCTATCTCGCCCTTAAGGGAAAAATAGGATTTGCTGAAACTACTGCTTTAAAAAAAATAAACAGGGGACGAAGCCCCTGAGTAATTTATTGCTTAACTGAGTGAGTCTTTTCAGAAACTTTCTCGAAGTGACGGCAAAGATACCGTTGAGCTTTTTTGAGGTGAGAAAGGTAATCTATATCTGTTAAAAGCAGCGCCTTATGAATATGCATAATTGCTCTTTTATTAGGATAAGACAATTGCCAGCTTTTACTAAGCTCTGCTGGACTAATCTGGGTTTCATTTTTGAGGAAAGGTTCTTGAGGAAGAGCGTCATAATAAACCTCAGGCTCTGTGAATGAAGATTCAAATGAATTCAAGAATTCATAATATTGATAAATCCAATCTCCTAAGCTACAGATAGAGATATTGAGATATACTCGCTCTTCTTCGCTTGAGTTTGCTTTCTTAGAGATAAACTCAAGTGCTCTAGCTAATGAGCAGCCTGATTCTATATTCCAATCTTGAAGCACAAATGTCAGATCATAGTGTTGTAATTTTGGCTGAGTTATTGCTCTTTTTTTGCCTTGCATATTCTTGGCGTTTGATTTGTTCATTTTCACTTTCTCCTTTGAGTTGGGGTCGAAACCATTTCGACCTTTCATGGATTGAAGAAGCCTTGGCGCTAGGGGCGTTTTTCAAGCTTCTTTTCGGGAGTCGCTTTAGCGTCGGAAGATGCTTGAAAAAAGACACGCCAAGGCTAAAGCCATGAAGCAAAAGGTCAGAGAGTGGTTGAGTCCCAACAAAGGAAAGATGAATGACATGAAAGGTTTAGACACACAGGCGTATTAAAAGGGATCAGAAACAAAAGCAGGTGGGCAAAACAAGGACTGGTTGAGCGTATCTAGGGGAGGTGTTCAATGAAGGTAAGCTTTGATAAAGCAAGCTTTCCATAAACTGTCGTGTAAAAAATCAGCCACAAAAATAAAAGGCCATGCATGCTTTTATCCTTGAAAATTTGAAATTCTTTTTGATAAGCTAAAGCTACTTAAGGCAGCAGGGGGCTGCCATAGCCGCCGCTAAAGATCTTTATCATGAGCTGTGGGAGAGAGCTTTAGATGATAATAAAAACCAAGTTTAACAGGGAAAGCTAAAAGATCACTTTGATCACCCCCACCAATTCTCTTTACCAAGCAAATTAGTTGCTCATACTCTAATTCATACTACGTTATTGCCCCATTTTCATGAATACTATCTTCTAACAACACACCATAAGAAGCAGATGTTAAACTCACTTGTAACCTTTAGTTAAGTAATAGATGTATACCCATGTATTGAATCAGCTAAATCAGTTCTCTGTAGATTCACAAAATAGATGCATTATCTTAATCATTTTGACAGATAGATGTGGCAGGAAATTAAAATATTCCTTCGTACACTATAATTTTATTAAGCATGTATAAATAAACTGCTTGAAAAAATTGTTTTAGAGATCTGCATAAAACAAATATCTTTTGTAAAATTTTTCTAAAAATGTATTTATTACAAAATAAAAGCAATTTATGGAGAAATCAATTTTGTCAAAGATACCTGCTAAGCCTGATAATCTTATAAATTTATATCTTAATCCGTACATCTTTTTGCTTATTATTGAGGGAAAAGTCATTGTTTGGGACTATAAAAATCATGTCCAACTTGAAATTGAAGAGCTTTATTTAAAGAGACTCATCCAGATCTCTCATGGACTAAAAGTAGCAACTTTATCAGAAATAGACAAAGAACTTCTCAAGGAGAAACTAATACAAACAGAAGCCTATCCAGCTTTCAATTGGAAATGGGACGAGCTCTCAAAGATCTATCATATTGGTACCCAAGACATTGATGGTGGCAAGTCATTAAGTGAGGAGGCATGGGTTGAGTGGTACCTTGAGCTTTGCGAAACCATAAAAGATGATTTTAAAAATAGTTTTATTGAATATGTTGGAGAAGAAGTAAGCTTACCTGCCCCTAATTTAAGTGCTCTGCAGGCTATAAGCCTTTGGGATGTAGAAGAGCAGCGAATGACTAGCCGCTCGTTTAATGGAAAAAGTATCACAAAAGAACAGCTTAGTACTCTCATGTACACTAGTTTTGGAGTTATTCATGGGAATTGGGAAGAGTTACAAGCTAAGGGCTTTAAGCAATCGGGCTATCGTAAGTCTTCACCCTCTGGGGGAGCACTTCACCCCATCGAAGCTTACCTAATTGTTATGAATGTAGAAGAAATACCTGCTGGCATTTATCATTACAATGTTATCAAGCATTGCCTAACTTTAATTAACCACAGCATAAGTTATGATGATATAAGGAATATGTTGTGCGGACAATTTTTTGCAGAAGGGTGTTCTGTAGGGATTTTCCTAGTCGCTCACTTTGAAAAAGTATGGACAAAATATTGTCACTCTCGCTCATATAAGGATGTATACTTAGATGCAGGCCACTTATCGCAGACCCTTCTTTTGAATACAACAGCATTAGGATTAAGAACTTGGATAAGCGCTTGGTTTCGTGATACCGAAGTTTCAAGGTTTTTAAAGATATCTGGGGGAGATGTTGCTCCTGTATTCTATATTTCAATTGGTCATGGAGACAAAGTAGCTATATCGCCTAAATTAGAAAAAATATTAAATAAATAATACACCAAATAAACTTGACTAAAAATTTAATTAAATTATAGGTTAATACTTGTATAAGTTAATAAATCATTAACTTGTTTATTTAAGGAGATATAGATATGAAGAAAATAAATCGTGAGAGCTTAGGAGTCAACCAGTGTAAAATATTTCTAATATTTAATAGATAAGTTAAATCGTATAACTTATTAATTTAAGGAAATAGAATTATGAAAAAAGTTAGCCGTGAGACTTTAGGAATCAATCAAAGTAAAATATTCCTAATATTCAATAAATAATCTAAAGATCAAGCTTGCCATCATGAAGAGCTTTCTTAATATGATTGTATAATAATTCAACTTTTTCAGTATTATACACATGTTTATGATATATATAATAGATATCAATAGACATACTCTTCATTGATGGCAGGACTTCAACTAAGCTTGAGTCTTTAAGTAAACTTAGTCCTGGCCATATACTAGCAATCCCCACCCCTTGCTCTGCAAGCTTGAATTCCGCAATGTTAGAGTTAATTGTTATAAAATAATTTCTTTTCTTTTGATCGATTGTATCGCCTTGTAAAAGAATATCAACTTCTTGAAACATCACTTTTTCATCATCAGCAAACCCAATTAACCGATGATTATCTAAATCTTTTGGTATTTGAGGATATCCGTATTTTTTTAAATATTCTTTGCTTGCATATAGCTTAAACTCAAAAGTATATAAATGTTTTTGAATTAAGTCCTTTTCACCTTCAATCTTGTTGCGTATGGCTGCGTCTATATTGTTTTTATCTAAGTCAAAATCAGTAGTATATGATAATACATTTAACTTAATGTGAGGATATAGTTCAACAAAGCTTGGGATAAACCTAACAAGCCAATCTGCAGAAATTCCAGTTGTAGTCCCTATTTTTAGAGTTTCCTTAATGGGTTCTTGTGTTTGCTTTAACGATTGTTCTAGTGCATCTGCTTGAGCTAGAATTTTTATTGTAGTTTCAAATAATTTCTCTCCTTCTTGAGTAAGAGAAATTCCACGAAAATGCCTATTAAATAATTTACATCCCAAACTCTCTTCTAAAGCTTGCATCTGACGAACTAATGAAGGTTGGCTTAGAGCTATTTCTTTACTTGCTTTGGTGTAGCTTCCATATTTAGCAACCCAGTAAAATAATCTAAGCTTTGATAAATCTAACATTAATACTCATATACATAGGGAAAGTAAGAACCATACCTTGTAATTAGCAGAATAAACAAATTTATGCGATATCAATTTAACATAATGATATTTGAAAATTGTATATCTCTCATAAAAATATTCTTGAAATGAATATCATTCTATGGTAGCTATGGATAGTTACCTAGAAGAACAGGGAATTTGAGCAGAAGGTAACATAATTATAGGGTAGGAATCAGGGGTAGGGAAATATGGTTTATGATTTTTGCAACAATAAAAATCTGCCTAATAGCTTAGTTACTGTTCTCAGCTCCAGTTTAATTTCAGTTGACAAACACAGCCTATCATTAATTAGAACGAATAATTCTTTTACAGATAAAATAATATTATTAATTTGTTACCTAGTCCCTCCCCAGAGAAAATCTAATAGCCTTGAGCTATCTAGGTTCTCTTACCCCCAACAGAGGACTTCTAAGAACAATGAAAACAAGTTTGGCGTTCCTCCCACGCCAACCATAGAAGGTCGAGAGAAGCTAAAGGCTCTTCTCCCTTCTATCTCTTTTATTAGACATAGAGAAATGAAAGCTTCACTTAATGCAAGAAGTATAAAAAAATTTGGTACCCCCCAGGTGTCCAATGGTGAGGAGAGCAACATTCCTCCTGTAGTCTCCCTGTTAACTCAATCCAGTGGCCTTCGGGCTGCTGGATCTTCTTTAAGGGGGTTCAGGCAATAACCATCAAGAAATAAAAAAATAAAAGAAAAACCCGCGCTTAGATTTCGTCGTCCAACGCGGGCTTTCAGCAACACATAACCATGAGGATACGTGTACATGCGTACTATAGCACAAATTCATGATAAGATGCCACCCCTGATTTTTTATTGTTCGGGGAATAACCGTAAATTTCAAGCTCTCAGAAAAAGTGGTGCCCTTTCGACATTGAAAGGAAAGTGCCATGGATAATCCTTCAAACCTAAAGGACTTAAGTTCGCCTTTCCTAAGTATGGTAGAGAATCCTCTTCAATATCTTCATAAGGCTGTTCTTAACCATCCTTTTTATGAGTACTTATTCAACGGAACCTTAAAAGAATCTAAATTTGTATTTTTCTTAAGCCAACAAGAGCATATTTGGTATCATTTTTCCAAAGAGTTGCTTTTTCTATCAAAGCTGAATTATCCAAAGTGCACTAACACTACATTTGTGCAAAGTGCACATTTTGCTCTTATGAAAGCAGGTGATTTTAGCATTCTGCTGGGCAACCTTAAATTAAAGTCGGATCAGGCATCCATTACTAGTCATGAGTATAGGAATTTTCTCAGTAGATTAGCTGCCAAAAGATTATTCCTGCCACTCCTTACAGCCATTTTGCCTCGTTTTTGGCTTACCTCTCAATTAAGTACGCGCTGCTTAAAGTTAAATACGTATGGACATCTTTATAAGAAATTTATTGAGCATTGCATTTCGCAAAACGCAGAAGATCAAACCATGCGGATTATAGAAATGCTTGATTCTTTAATTCAAACAATCTCTGAAGCAGAAAAAACAGAAATACAACAACTCTTTATGGATGCGGCCTTGCATGAATGCGAACTACTTAATGAGGCTTATAAGCAGGGGAGTAGCAGTTAAGCAACTTTCATTAAGAGAATCCTGAAAAGAGAACCGTAAGAAACATTAAAATAGAGGGACAAAATGTTTTGTATTATAAAAGACCATAAATTTCATGAATCTATCTGGGAAATAGTTGCTGCAGACGAGCTTATCAACTTTGATCACCTTGCCCTTAAGTCTATTGAGGATTTTGATGCAAAAACGTTACTCAAAAATGATCTCCATCTTTTATTTATTGGTGACGAGGAAGGCATCTGCGGAAAGGCCACTTTATCGTCAATACGCACAAGCAAGTCATGCATAGCACTAGGTATCACTGGTGTTGCCTTTCATCTCAGAGAGGATAGTGACATTCATGAGGATATAGAGAGATTTGAGCAACTCGCAAAGCGATTTTACCAAGAATTATTTAAAACAGCATTTTGGGTAAGCGACAAGCTCTCTCTTAAACATATTGTAACCATTAGCAAACATAAGGATGACCATGAGGACTTAGCTTTCTTTGGGAAAGTTAAATTTTCGTCTGAACATGAAACACTAAAAGATGTTGTAGGGGTTATTTCAAGTGATTTTACAAGTTTAGAGAAATTTTATGAAGGGGAGCTTACTCATGAAATAAAAGCTGAAGCCTCTTTTGTGCTTCACGAGAAAGAAAAGAAATAACAATCAGTCTTATTACATTACAAATTTTATAATAAGTGTATAGATATGTATCAATTTCAAAGTTATAAATAAAATATACTGAATGCATTAGATATTTTTTCCTGTCTTACTTTTTCATAGTAAGGACCAGAAACAAAAAGGATCATAAATGACCGATAAACCCAAGCTTACATTAAAACAACCTTTAAGCTTGCAAAAGCAAACCCAGCTCTTTCAAGCGCTCAAACCGCTGCATGTGCAAGCAGAGAAAGAGAAACGCCGAGAAGGAAAGGAACAAGCCCAAAAAGAACGAGAAGCAAGGCAAAAGAAGAGAGAAGGAATTAAAGTAACCCTAGCATGGCTTTACGAACAATTCCCTTCTTGCTTTAATCAAAATGAACTAAAGCCTCTTAAGCTTAATATTGATAAAGACCTCTTTCCCTTTCTTGAAAAAGACCAAGCCCCCTCTAAGGCAAAACTAAGAGATGCTTTGACCTTTTATACGAACAACATCCATTATCTTAAAACCGTCATTAATAGCACAAATCGATATGATCTAGAAGGCAATCACGTTCAAGAAATCACCCCTGAGCAAAAAGCTTATGCTCAAGAAAAGCTTGATAGAGTACTCAACGCTATTAAAAGCAAGAAACCGTATAAAACACCAAAATCACCACAAGAAACAAACGGGTAACCTTGCTTTTTCAAATGGTCTACCAACAGTTTCTATTTCTTATAAGGTGCCAACAAATAATCTTTAATTAGACTTTTAAAAGTGCTATTATAATACTATTAATAATGTTGGTTAAAGGCACTATCATGACACATCCCATTTATTCAAATCTAACTGCGAGCATTAGTGAACTTAAAAGAAATCCTATGGGAACAGTGACAAGTAGCCATGGAGAACCCCTGGCAATCCTTAATCGAAATGAGCCTGTCTTCTATTGTATTCCAGCCAAGACATATGAGCGTATCATGGAAGCCTTAGAAGATCTGGAGCTTGTGGAGCTTGTTAAAGCACGCGCTGCTGAAAAAGAAGTTTCTGTTGATTTAGATGCCCTATAAGCTAACCTTTCTAGAATCTGCTAAGAAAGAGTGGGATAAGCTTTCTCCAGATTTACAACAATTCTTTAAAGCCAAGCTATCTAAAATTCTTGAGCAACCTCATATTCCTAAAAACAAGCTTATTAATATGGAAGGATGTTATAAGATTAAGCTGCGTTCTGCTGGCTACCGCCTTGTTTACCGTGTTTATGATGATCGCGTGGTAGTACAAGTCATTGCTGTAGGTAAGAGGGATAAGAATCTAATTTATCGAATTGCTGCAAGCCGCCTTTAAATAGCCACAATAAACTTTATCTTATGGTTT of the Candidatus Paracaedimonas acanthamoebae genome contains:
- a CDS encoding conjugal transfer protein TraD, producing MFIHSALRKARTRTLIQAGGLLEKAGLLDEFSIEIGTDLQKDIECKDQVHALFGALLELRSLLQETDDYSHSYLALKGKIGFAETTALKKINRGRSP
- a CDS encoding SagB/ThcOx family dehydrogenase, producing MSKIPAKPDNLINLYLNPYIFLLIIEGKVIVWDYKNHVQLEIEELYLKRLIQISHGLKVATLSEIDKELLKEKLIQTEAYPAFNWKWDELSKIYHIGTQDIDGGKSLSEEAWVEWYLELCETIKDDFKNSFIEYVGEEVSLPAPNLSALQAISLWDVEEQRMTSRSFNGKSITKEQLSTLMYTSFGVIHGNWEELQAKGFKQSGYRKSSPSGGALHPIEAYLIVMNVEEIPAGIYHYNVIKHCLTLINHSISYDDIRNMLCGQFFAEGCSVGIFLVAHFEKVWTKYCHSRSYKDVYLDAGHLSQTLLLNTTALGLRTWISAWFRDTEVSRFLKISGGDVAPVFYISIGHGDKVAISPKLEKILNK
- a CDS encoding LysR family transcriptional regulator — protein: MLDLSKLRLFYWVAKYGSYTKASKEIALSQPSLVRQMQALEESLGCKLFNRHFRGISLTQEGEKLFETTIKILAQADALEQSLKQTQEPIKETLKIGTTTGISADWLVRFIPSFVELYPHIKLNVLSYTTDFDLDKNNIDAAIRNKIEGEKDLIQKHLYTFEFKLYASKEYLKKYGYPQIPKDLDNHRLIGFADDEKVMFQEVDILLQGDTIDQKKRNYFITINSNIAEFKLAEQGVGIASIWPGLSLLKDSSLVEVLPSMKSMSIDIYYIYHKHVYNTEKVELLYNHIKKALHDGKLDL
- a CDS encoding ProQ/FinO family protein; this encodes MTDKPKLTLKQPLSLQKQTQLFQALKPLHVQAEKEKRREGKEQAQKEREARQKKREGIKVTLAWLYEQFPSCFNQNELKPLKLNIDKDLFPFLEKDQAPSKAKLRDALTFYTNNIHYLKTVINSTNRYDLEGNHVQEITPEQKAYAQEKLDRVLNAIKSKKPYKTPKSPQETNG
- a CDS encoding type II toxin-antitoxin system Phd/YefM family antitoxin; amino-acid sequence: MTHPIYSNLTASISELKRNPMGTVTSSHGEPLAILNRNEPVFYCIPAKTYERIMEALEDLELVELVKARAAEKEVSVDLDAL
- a CDS encoding type II toxin-antitoxin system RelE/ParE family toxin; the encoded protein is MPYKLTFLESAKKEWDKLSPDLQQFFKAKLSKILEQPHIPKNKLINMEGCYKIKLRSAGYRLVYRVYDDRVVVQVIAVGKRDKNLIYRIAASRL